From a single Candidatus Cloacimonadota bacterium genomic region:
- the rpmB gene encoding 50S ribosomal protein L28 gives MSRICDICGKQAQVGNHRSHALNATKRRFYPNLHEVRAFIGSGVKKVKVCSSCLKANKVRKAV, from the coding sequence ATGTCAAGAATATGCGATATATGTGGAAAGCAAGCCCAGGTCGGCAATCACCGCAGCCACGCGCTGAATGCCACCAAGCGGCGTTTTTATCCGAATTTGCATGAAGTTCGCGCCTTCATCGGCAGCGGAGTGAAGAAAGTGAAAGTCTGCTCTTCCTGCCTGAAGGCGAACAAGGTCCGCAAGGCGGTTTAA